The following proteins come from a genomic window of Sardina pilchardus chromosome 13, fSarPil1.1, whole genome shotgun sequence:
- the mrpl28 gene encoding 39S ribosomal protein L28, mitochondrial, which yields MPLHKYPPRMWEALKLKTGIYSRLPQHYLKSLEDKTPPTPVHWKALGVKYRANPKTGQKERVQDVPVPAYYPPESQEGLWGGEGWISGYKYANDEKLSTRFKKNWKPQLFKREFYSEILDQKFNITVTARTLDLIDAAFGFDFYILKTPKQDLNSKLGMDLKRAMLLKLARKDLYPEDPDRREKVFKRYKPFEITEEEAEWVGLSLDEAVEKQRVLELKEPEPVFKECVDSLVKEIAIQKLLEPKIVEKT from the exons ATGCCACTCCACAAATACCCGCCTCGGATGTGGGAGGCGCTTAAGCTAAAGACAGGCATTTATTCCCGACTCCCACAACACTATTTAAAAAGCTTGGAAGACAAAACGCCTCCCACACCTGTGCATTGGAAAGCACTTGGAGTGAAGTATCGTGCCAACCCCAAAACTGGTCAAAAAGAACGGGTGCAGGATGTTCCCGTCCCAGCTTACTACCCACCGGAGTCCCAAGAGGGTCTTTGGGGAGGAGAGGGTTGGATATCAGGCTACAAATATGCCAACGATGAAAAG CTGTCTACACGATTTAAGAAAAACTGGAAGCCCCAACTCTTCAAGAGGGAGTTTTACAGTGAGATCCTGGACCAAAAGTTCAACATCACAGTCACCGCACGCACCTTAGATCTTATCGATGCTGCCTTTGGCTTTGATTTTTACATCCTGAAG ACACCCAAACAAGATCTGAACTCCAAACTTGGAATGGACCTTAAGCGGGCCATGCTCCTCAAGTTGGCACGAAAGGACCTGTATCCAGAAGATCCCGATCGTCGAGAAAAAGTCTTCAAGAGATACAAG CCGTTTGAAATCACTGAGGAGGAAGCAGAGTGGGTTGGTCTGAGTCTGGACGAAGCCGTGGAAAAACAGAGAGTTCTGGAACTTAAG GAGCCTGAGCCTGTTTTCAAAGAATGTGTGGACAGCCTTGTGAAGGAGATCGCCATTCAGAAGCTTTTGGAACCAAAGATTGTGGAGAAGACGTAG
- the gemin7 gene encoding gem-associated protein 7 — protein MKTPVTVLRLPRGPDPNSRGFDPNSPRFIALCPTSIPASSGEGACIEEEQRSRSELRERFLRTLIKMTNKTVHFDMHEGVQVEARFGASDIDVLNFQVSELQTPIGVQKEALLRCQDIISFSFDV, from the coding sequence ATGAAGACTCCTGTCACCGTCCTTAGATTGCCAAGGGGACCAGATCCCAACAGCCGAGGTTTTGATCCCAACTCCCCAAGGTTTATTGCCCTGTGTCCCACCTCCATACCGGCCTCTTCTGGTGAAGGGGCCTGCATCGAAGAGGAGCAACGTTCTCGCAGTGAATTGAGAGAGCGCTTTCTCCGCACCCTTATCAAGATGACAAATAAAACGGTTCACTTTGACATGCATGAGGGCGTGCAGGTGGAGGCCAGATTTGGAGCATCAGACATCGATGTGCTGAACTTTCAAGTATCAGAGCTGCAGACACCAATTGGTGTTCAGAAGGAGGCCTTACTTCGCTGTCAGGATATAATTTCGTTCTCATTTGATGTGTGA